The following are from one region of the Candidatus Hydrogenedentota bacterium genome:
- the glnE gene encoding bifunctional [glutamate--ammonia ligase]-adenylyl-L-tyrosine phosphorylase/[glutamate--ammonia-ligase] adenylyltransferase, with the protein MTDTPQTLAFSDPEQGAQALDALRALLGDLSPEFVMEALRDCSDPLKGVVGLVRFLERSLSPQTQAAMLASSPRYAGMLVTLFSQSRLLTDILCRNPEYASWLWDGAVMDTARPVADMLADVWGMMRAEGDFAKRCAILRRFSRRAVLRIAAREIWMHAPFPSIGEDLSNLADTALETALRMAAEQLAPRFGAPMGEPSDGTGPSPAKFAVLGMGKLGGRELNFSSDIDLLFIYSDPGRTTGGSSGSVTNEEYYKRFGELVIKAVSEQTAEGLVFRVDMRLRPFGKSGPLAVSFDAALDYYMNYGRAWERQALIKSRPCAGDLDLGEALLEKLRPFIFPRYFDDATLEDIRQVKSQTEARTAERGESEREVKLGRGGIRDIEFTVQMLQLLNGGRWPDLRTRNTLEAVTALGERQSLSPFEAAALSRHYVFLRQAEHRLQIEGGHQVHALPEKPDDLDEFARRLGYANGESFMRVYREHTADTRRILEKFLSTKGAGNLWVMELLDPKSAAETGMEKLREAGFTKPEQARAELLLLANGPEGAPHTRDVAAQFAAVTPSLLAAFAALPGPENGLMRLGQIIGRLHSPGTLYELLRVNPGLCRCLATLIANSEYLCSILVRDISLLDLVGSPSALAEASTRESLRGELAALDGAALPEAAPFRLRDGEMLKVSMRELMLGISVADVGDELTLLAEVILEHALEKARAQVEGRYGKNPRRFAILALGKFGGREMGYGSDLDLVFVHEDEETAPGPCSLSDTEYFPAIASIVLKHLKEPTRFGLLYDIDARLRPDGSKGVLSITERRLRQYYTEEAHPWERFALMKARAVAGDDEFRARIGVTAREIAFSAPPDMDALNQIETLRLKTAQSASALDLKRHEGGLSEVEFTTRFLQLRHVAEHPELRHGGVFRALALLRERGLAPEEDCATLAEAYGFYRKIVNRVRMMRGNSTSRMPEDAETRLQLAARLGMEGDPLDAVDVMRGRVSALYRKTLAEEMDRAGRG; encoded by the coding sequence ATGACGGACACTCCCCAAACACTTGCCTTTTCTGACCCCGAACAGGGCGCCCAGGCCCTGGATGCGCTGCGCGCCCTGCTCGGGGACTTGTCCCCGGAATTTGTGATGGAGGCGCTGCGGGACTGTTCAGACCCGTTGAAGGGGGTGGTTGGACTGGTCCGCTTTCTGGAGCGGTCCCTCAGCCCGCAGACCCAGGCGGCGATGCTGGCCTCCAGCCCCCGGTATGCGGGCATGCTCGTCACGTTGTTTTCCCAGAGCCGCCTGCTGACGGACATCCTCTGCCGCAATCCCGAGTACGCCTCGTGGCTGTGGGACGGCGCGGTGATGGACACGGCCCGGCCCGTCGCGGACATGCTTGCCGATGTGTGGGGAATGATGCGGGCGGAGGGGGACTTCGCCAAACGCTGCGCCATTCTCCGCCGTTTTAGCCGCCGCGCGGTGCTCCGGATTGCCGCGCGGGAAATCTGGATGCACGCGCCCTTTCCCTCCATCGGGGAGGACCTGTCCAATCTGGCGGACACGGCGCTGGAGACCGCCTTGCGCATGGCGGCGGAACAGCTTGCGCCGCGCTTTGGCGCGCCCATGGGCGAGCCGTCGGACGGGACGGGGCCGTCCCCGGCCAAATTCGCCGTGCTGGGCATGGGCAAACTGGGCGGGCGCGAACTGAATTTCAGCTCCGACATAGACCTGCTCTTCATCTACAGCGACCCGGGGCGGACCACCGGCGGCTCCTCGGGCAGTGTGACCAACGAGGAGTACTACAAGCGGTTCGGGGAGCTGGTCATCAAGGCGGTCTCCGAGCAGACGGCGGAGGGGCTGGTCTTCCGCGTGGACATGCGTCTGCGACCCTTTGGCAAGAGCGGCCCCCTCGCGGTGAGTTTTGACGCCGCGCTGGACTACTACATGAACTACGGGCGGGCCTGGGAGCGGCAGGCCCTCATCAAATCGCGCCCCTGCGCGGGCGACCTGGACCTGGGCGAGGCGCTGTTGGAGAAACTGCGCCCCTTCATCTTCCCAAGGTACTTTGACGACGCGACCCTGGAGGACATCCGCCAGGTCAAGAGCCAGACCGAGGCCCGCACGGCGGAGCGGGGCGAGTCGGAGCGCGAGGTGAAGCTGGGGCGCGGCGGCATCCGCGACATCGAGTTCACGGTGCAGATGCTGCAACTGCTCAACGGCGGCCGCTGGCCGGACCTGCGCACCCGGAACACGCTGGAGGCCGTCACGGCGCTTGGGGAGCGGCAGAGCCTCAGCCCCTTCGAGGCCGCGGCCCTGTCCCGCCACTATGTCTTTCTGCGCCAGGCGGAGCACCGCCTGCAAATCGAGGGGGGGCACCAGGTCCACGCCCTTCCGGAAAAGCCGGACGACCTGGACGAATTCGCCAGGCGGCTTGGCTATGCCAACGGGGAGTCCTTCATGCGCGTCTACCGCGAGCACACCGCCGACACGCGGCGGATACTGGAAAAATTCCTCTCCACCAAGGGCGCGGGAAACCTGTGGGTCATGGAGCTGCTTGACCCCAAGTCCGCCGCCGAAACGGGCATGGAAAAACTCCGCGAGGCGGGCTTCACAAAGCCGGAACAGGCGCGCGCGGAGCTGCTGCTGCTGGCGAACGGTCCCGAGGGCGCGCCCCACACGCGGGACGTGGCGGCCCAGTTCGCCGCCGTCACCCCGTCGCTCCTGGCGGCGTTCGCCGCCCTGCCCGGGCCGGAAAACGGCCTGATGCGGCTGGGCCAAATCATCGGCCGCCTCCACTCGCCCGGCACGCTCTACGAACTGCTCCGCGTCAATCCCGGCCTCTGCCGCTGCCTGGCCACCCTCATCGCCAACAGCGAGTACCTTTGCTCCATCCTCGTGCGCGACATCAGCCTGCTGGACCTGGTGGGCAGTCCCAGCGCCCTGGCCGAGGCGTCCACCCGCGAGTCCCTGCGGGGGGAACTGGCCGCGCTGGACGGCGCCGCACTGCCCGAGGCCGCGCCGTTCCGGCTGCGCGACGGGGAAATGCTGAAGGTGTCCATGCGCGAGCTGATGCTGGGGATTTCCGTGGCCGATGTGGGGGACGAGTTGACCCTGCTGGCGGAGGTGATTCTGGAGCATGCCCTGGAAAAAGCGCGTGCGCAGGTGGAGGGGCGTTACGGGAAAAACCCAAGACGGTTTGCCATATTGGCCCTGGGCAAGTTCGGCGGGCGCGAGATGGGCTACGGCAGCGATCTTGATCTTGTGTTTGTCCACGAGGACGAGGAGACCGCGCCCGGTCCCTGTTCCCTTTCCGACACGGAATACTTCCCGGCCATCGCCTCCATCGTGCTGAAACATCTGAAAGAGCCGACCCGTTTTGGCCTTTTGTACGACATAGACGCGCGGCTCCGCCCGGACGGGAGCAAGGGGGTGCTTTCCATCACGGAAAGGCGGCTTCGCCAGTATTACACGGAGGAGGCGCACCCCTGGGAGCGTTTCGCCCTGATGAAGGCCCGGGCCGTGGCGGGGGACGACGAGTTCCGCGCGCGGATTGGCGTGACGGCCCGCGAAATTGCCTTTTCAGCCCCGCCTGACATGGACGCGCTGAACCAGATAGAGACGCTGCGGCTGAAAACGGCGCAGTCCGCTTCGGCGCTGGACCTGAAGCGCCACGAGGGCGGCCTCTCGGAGGTCGAGTTCACCACCCGTTTCCTCCAGTTGCGGCATGTTGCGGAGCACCCGGAGCTGCGCCATGGCGGGGTGTTCCGCGCGCTGGCGCTGCTGCGTGAAAGGGGGCTGGCACCGGAGGAAGACTGCGCGACCCTGGCGGAGGCCTACGGCTTTTACCGGAAAATCGTGAACCGTGTCCGCATGATGCGGGGCAACTCCACCAGCCGCATGCCCGAGGACGCGGAGACGCGCCTGCAACTGGCGGCGCGGCTGGGCATGGAGGGCGACCCGCTGGATGCGGTGGATGTGATGCGCGGACGGGTGTCCGCGCTGTACCGGAAAACGCTGGCGGAGGAAATGGACCGGGCGGGCCGGGGCTGA
- a CDS encoding ATP-dependent Clp protease proteolytic subunit: MTIDRVLLEEGGCCDEKPEGKDNSLMSRLLQSRIVMVAGEVDMDLAEKVITQLLLLDSASQEPIKVVINTPGGHVDSGYAIHDVMRFVGSPVITIGAGWVASIGVPILLGGDKDKRVSLPNTRYLLHQPSGGAGGQAADIRIEAQEILKIRKRINEMIAAETGQPVVKVAKDSDRNFWMSAEEALEYGLVSKIVSTMAELG, from the coding sequence ATGACTATAGACCGTGTGCTGCTGGAAGAGGGCGGCTGCTGCGATGAGAAACCGGAGGGCAAGGACAACAGCCTGATGTCCCGGCTTCTCCAGTCGCGCATTGTGATGGTGGCGGGCGAGGTGGACATGGACCTCGCGGAAAAGGTCATCACCCAGTTGCTGCTGCTCGACAGCGCCTCCCAAGAGCCCATAAAAGTGGTCATCAACACCCCCGGCGGCCATGTGGACTCGGGCTACGCGATTCATGATGTGATGCGCTTTGTCGGGTCCCCGGTCATCACCATCGGCGCGGGCTGGGTCGCCAGCATCGGCGTGCCCATTCTGCTGGGGGGCGACAAAGACAAGCGCGTCTCCCTGCCGAACACCCGCTACCTGCTGCACCAGCCCAGCGGCGGCGCGGGCGGCCAGGCGGCGGACATCCGCATTGAGGCGCAGGAAATCCTGAAAATCAGGAAGCGCATCAACGAGATGATCGCGGCGGAGACGGGGCAGCCCGTGGTGAAGGTGGCCAAGGACAGCGACCGGAATTTCTGGATGAGCGCCGAGGAGGCCCTGGAATACGGGCTGGTCTCGAAAATCGTCTCCACCATGGCCGAACTGGGCTGA
- a CDS encoding PilZ domain-containing protein — MASSVSLPQATQCEMACSLPFGTVIYFMQVLRAPGEMGQHAILRRTPRVGVNHNRRGWRVPVNMNIGLRRNGAGEYVEGRLHNLGMEGALVSSPIRAVQGDGITLRISLPDEQPVLVGAMVTRVAVPSPAPGKPFSAPILGLEFTQMPRDSQRALTMFMWRYIREYHMQRKKERGADSTQER; from the coding sequence GTGGCCAGCAGTGTGTCCCTTCCCCAGGCTACCCAGTGCGAAATGGCCTGCTCTCTCCCTTTTGGCACAGTCATCTATTTCATGCAGGTGCTGCGCGCCCCCGGTGAGATGGGGCAGCATGCCATTCTGCGGCGCACCCCGCGCGTGGGTGTGAACCACAATCGGCGCGGATGGCGCGTTCCCGTAAACATGAACATCGGCCTGCGCCGCAACGGCGCCGGTGAGTATGTGGAGGGGCGCCTCCACAATCTGGGCATGGAGGGCGCCCTGGTCTCGTCCCCAATCCGGGCGGTGCAGGGGGACGGCATCACCCTGCGCATAAGCCTGCCCGACGAGCAGCCCGTGCTGGTCGGCGCCATGGTCACCCGTGTCGCCGTGCCCTCGCCCGCGCCGGGAAAACCGTTCTCCGCCCCCATTTTGGGACTCGAATTTACCCAGATGCCCAGGGATTCGCAGCGCGCGCTCACCATGTTCATGTGGCGCTATATCCGCGAGTATCACATGCAGCGGAAGAAAGAGCGCGGGGCGGATTCCACCCAGGAACGCTGA
- a CDS encoding Gfo/Idh/MocA family oxidoreductase, translated as MANSTIGVIMNGVTGRMGMNQHLARSIMAIRAQGGVALPDGGLLVPQPLLVGRNEAKLQALAAAHGGLPWTTDLDAALADAAFPVYFDAQTTLLRCDAVTRAINAGKHVYCEKPVATSTEEALALFRLAEEKGVRHGVVQDKLWLPGLRKLRRLIDTGYFGGILAVRGEFGYWVFTGEDQPCQRPSWNYRKAEGGGIMVDMLCHWRYVIDNLFGNVTSLTCLGATHVAKRWDERGNPYNADADDAAYATLLTDRGVVCHFNSSWATRVRRDDLLTIQVDGTKGSAVAGLRECRVQHDATTPRPVWNPDIPSPIDFHAGWELMPDNQPCDNAFKAQWELFLRHVASGTAFPWNLREGAKGVQLAELGMESWKRRAWVEVPVL; from the coding sequence ATGGCAAACAGCACCATCGGCGTCATCATGAACGGCGTCACCGGGCGAATGGGCATGAACCAGCATCTGGCCCGATCCATCATGGCCATCCGGGCGCAGGGCGGGGTGGCCCTTCCCGACGGCGGCCTGCTTGTGCCCCAACCGCTGCTGGTCGGAAGGAATGAGGCCAAACTTCAGGCCCTTGCGGCGGCGCACGGCGGCCTCCCCTGGACCACGGACCTGGATGCCGCGCTTGCGGACGCCGCGTTTCCAGTCTATTTTGACGCGCAGACCACCCTGCTCCGCTGCGACGCGGTCACCCGCGCCATCAACGCCGGGAAACACGTCTACTGCGAGAAACCCGTGGCCACTTCGACGGAGGAGGCGCTGGCGCTGTTCCGGCTTGCCGAGGAAAAGGGGGTGCGCCACGGGGTGGTGCAGGACAAGTTGTGGCTGCCGGGTCTCCGCAAGCTGCGACGCCTCATTGACACCGGTTATTTTGGCGGGATACTGGCCGTTCGCGGCGAGTTCGGCTACTGGGTTTTCACCGGCGAGGACCAGCCCTGCCAGCGCCCCTCGTGGAATTACCGCAAAGCGGAGGGCGGCGGCATCATGGTGGACATGCTCTGCCACTGGCGGTATGTGATAGACAATCTCTTCGGCAATGTGACCTCCCTGACCTGCCTCGGCGCCACGCATGTGGCGAAACGGTGGGACGAGCGGGGGAACCCCTACAACGCGGACGCGGATGACGCGGCCTATGCCACCCTGCTCACGGACAGGGGCGTGGTCTGCCATTTCAACTCGTCCTGGGCCACCCGCGTGCGGCGGGATGACCTGCTGACCATCCAGGTGGACGGCACAAAGGGCTCGGCCGTGGCGGGCCTGCGCGAGTGCCGGGTGCAGCACGACGCCACCACGCCCCGGCCTGTATGGAACCCCGACATCCCCAGCCCAATAGATTTCCATGCCGGGTGGGAGCTCATGCCGGACAACCAGCCCTGCGACAATGCCTTCAAGGCGCAGTGGGAGCTTTTCCTGCGCCATGTGGCGTCGGGCACGGCGTTTCCGTGGAACCTCCGCGAGGGCGCCAAGGGCGTGCAACTGGCGGAGCTGGGCATGGAAAGCTGGAAGCGCCGCGCCTGGGTGGAGGTGCCGGTACTGTAA
- a CDS encoding sodium:solute symporter: MNVHLIDWLILAGMAFVVCWMGFGTRRHNRSVADFLVANRLADKYLVGVSDGVAGLGAITIIAFFELHYKSGFCGVWWGNMLLPVAVVVSVTGWVQYRYRQTRAMTMAQFLEMRYSRRFRVFAGTMCWISGVINFGIFPAVGGRFFQYYLGLPPVMVSVGFTEIDATFAGIMVVLISFALSLVFWGGQIAVMVTDFIQGTFCNIAFCIIAVYLLFFKLDWSVMTETFALAPAKASLINPGQSGDTDNYSATYFIINVLGNVLNWMAWQGNQGYYGAARTPHAARMGRVVSNFRPIIQSVPLVLLALSAYMLLNHPLFAPQAEAARQALATIGNPTIQSQQTVSVALVQILPMGLLGLFAAVMLAAFISTHDTYLHSWGSIFVQDVVLPARQLLDEKKAPLDPVTQMRWIKRSILGVALFIFFFSLFFKQQQDVFMFFALTGTLYLGWAGWTIVGGLYWKFGNTAGAWAGALFGLVVSILGWALTFQWGFMQAKFGMLMPETWQEAAKCPLNGQELYFIGMVITGLVYGGVSLLAGRAAFNMDRMLHRGAYAVEDSGDAAEPAKGFATLRMTSEYAWDDKLLYVLSLVYILALFGIFLAGTLAANVFRVAISDAAWASFWWTYSVAMTALSTLLAVWFAIGGFRDLRALYRRLAAVKRDFSDDGTVKE; this comes from the coding sequence ATGAACGTGCACTTGATTGACTGGCTGATTCTCGCGGGCATGGCGTTCGTGGTTTGCTGGATGGGGTTTGGGACCCGCCGACACAACCGGAGCGTGGCCGATTTCCTGGTGGCCAACCGTCTGGCCGACAAGTATCTGGTGGGAGTCTCGGACGGAGTCGCCGGACTGGGCGCGATCACCATCATTGCGTTCTTTGAACTGCACTACAAGTCCGGCTTTTGCGGCGTGTGGTGGGGGAACATGCTGCTGCCGGTGGCGGTGGTTGTGTCCGTGACCGGCTGGGTGCAGTACCGGTACCGCCAGACCCGCGCCATGACGATGGCGCAGTTCCTTGAAATGCGCTACAGCCGCCGCTTCCGTGTGTTCGCCGGGACCATGTGCTGGATTTCCGGTGTGATCAACTTTGGCATATTCCCCGCCGTGGGCGGGCGCTTTTTCCAGTATTACCTGGGCCTGCCGCCCGTCATGGTCTCCGTGGGGTTCACGGAGATTGACGCCACCTTCGCGGGGATCATGGTCGTACTGATAAGCTTCGCCCTGTCGCTGGTGTTTTGGGGCGGGCAGATAGCGGTCATGGTGACGGATTTCATCCAGGGCACCTTCTGCAACATCGCTTTTTGCATCATCGCCGTGTATCTCCTTTTCTTCAAACTGGACTGGTCGGTGATGACGGAAACCTTCGCCCTGGCTCCGGCGAAGGCCTCGCTCATCAATCCGGGGCAAAGCGGCGACACGGACAACTACAGTGCCACCTATTTCATTATCAATGTGCTGGGGAATGTCCTGAACTGGATGGCCTGGCAGGGCAACCAGGGGTATTACGGCGCTGCGCGGACGCCCCATGCGGCGCGGATGGGCCGCGTCGTGAGCAATTTCCGGCCCATCATCCAGTCCGTGCCCCTGGTGTTGCTGGCCCTGTCGGCCTACATGCTGCTGAACCACCCCCTTTTCGCCCCCCAGGCGGAGGCGGCCAGACAGGCCCTCGCCACCATCGGGAACCCCACCATACAGTCCCAGCAGACAGTCAGCGTGGCGCTGGTCCAGATACTTCCCATGGGACTGCTGGGTCTTTTCGCCGCGGTCATGTTAGCCGCCTTCATCTCGACCCACGACACCTATCTTCATTCCTGGGGCAGCATTTTTGTGCAGGATGTGGTGCTTCCGGCGCGGCAGCTTCTCGATGAGAAGAAGGCCCCGCTGGACCCCGTGACGCAGATGCGGTGGATTAAACGCTCCATTCTCGGGGTGGCCCTGTTCATCTTCTTCTTCAGCCTGTTTTTCAAGCAGCAGCAGGACGTGTTCATGTTTTTCGCCCTCACGGGCACGCTGTATCTGGGCTGGGCGGGATGGACCATCGTCGGCGGCCTCTACTGGAAATTCGGCAACACGGCCGGTGCCTGGGCGGGTGCCCTGTTCGGGCTTGTCGTGTCCATTCTGGGCTGGGCGCTCACCTTCCAGTGGGGGTTTATGCAGGCCAAGTTCGGCATGCTCATGCCTGAAACGTGGCAGGAGGCGGCCAAGTGCCCGCTCAACGGGCAGGAACTGTACTTCATCGGCATGGTCATTACCGGCCTCGTGTACGGCGGGGTTTCGCTGCTGGCGGGGCGCGCCGCATTTAACATGGACCGCATGCTTCACCGGGGCGCGTATGCCGTGGAGGATTCCGGGGACGCCGCAGAACCTGCAAAAGGCTTCGCCACCCTGAGGATGACCAGTGAATATGCCTGGGATGACAAGCTGCTGTACGTCCTGTCCCTGGTGTACATCTTGGCGCTTTTCGGCATCTTTCTGGCGGGCACATTGGCCGCCAACGTGTTCCGGGTGGCCATATCCGACGCGGCCTGGGCGTCTTTCTGGTGGACGTATTCGGTTGCGATGACCGCCCTGTCCACCCTCTTGGCGGTCTGGTTCGCCATTGGCGGATTCCGCGACCTGCGCGCGCTCTACCGGCGCCTCGCGGCGGTTAAGCGCGACTTTTCCGACGACGGCACGGTCAAGGAATGA
- a CDS encoding ADP-ribosylglycohydrolase family protein, producing the protein MARGEATLDFAGQMGLSKGVSGYVFHTVPVALHAVLTHAPDFKAAILAAVECGGDTDTAAAIVGAVMGSGIGHANLPRDWIEKLWLWPLDEAWMKRVCASMLSRKEGGSNFHQTRFPFWKACPRNMVFLVIVLMHAFRRLLPPY; encoded by the coding sequence GTGGCTCGGGGAGAGGCGACGCTGGATTTTGCCGGGCAAATGGGGCTTTCCAAGGGTGTCTCCGGTTACGTCTTCCATACTGTTCCTGTCGCGCTGCATGCCGTATTGACACATGCCCCCGATTTCAAGGCCGCGATTCTCGCGGCGGTGGAATGCGGAGGAGACACCGACACAGCCGCCGCAATTGTCGGGGCAGTGATGGGTTCCGGAATCGGCCATGCAAACCTTCCCCGCGACTGGATTGAGAAACTATGGCTCTGGCCGCTAGATGAGGCGTGGATGAAGCGTGTTTGCGCCAGCATGCTCAGCCGAAAAGAGGGAGGCTCCAATTTCCACCAAACACGGTTTCCATTCTGGAAAGCATGTCCCCGCAACATGGTTTTCCTGGTCATCGTGCTGATGCACGCCTTCAGGCGGCTCCTGCCGCCTTACTGA
- a CDS encoding HAD-IA family hydrolase, with product MSNPYVLLDAGGTLLFPDEELLVRVVAGEGVFLEPARVYEAHFDLLHQYDLHQRSTSKAPVISLDGFFRELLISAGAPRAVAERATGKLLERHEEKSLWTYTKPWVAETLATLRDNGISMAVISNSDGRVRRQLEECGITPYLNAVFDSNIVGYEKPDARLFLHALAGLGLHPEETVYIGDYWHVDVVGANGAGIGGVHLDPLGRYGDWPGVHLKDIRALPQWLSEYQDNPARFDLFPNGNGQGHSPD from the coding sequence ATGAGCAATCCGTATGTCCTTTTGGATGCAGGAGGCACGCTTCTCTTTCCCGACGAGGAGCTTCTGGTGCGGGTCGTTGCCGGCGAGGGGGTTTTTCTTGAACCCGCCCGGGTATATGAGGCCCATTTTGACCTGCTGCACCAGTATGATCTGCACCAACGCTCAACCTCCAAAGCCCCGGTGATTTCACTGGACGGCTTCTTCAGGGAACTCCTGATATCCGCAGGCGCGCCGCGTGCCGTTGCCGAAAGGGCGACAGGGAAGCTGCTCGAACGGCATGAGGAGAAAAGTTTGTGGACGTACACGAAACCCTGGGTTGCGGAGACGCTGGCGACGCTGCGGGATAACGGTATTTCGATGGCGGTCATCTCAAACTCTGACGGGCGTGTGAGGCGGCAACTCGAGGAATGTGGAATCACGCCCTATCTCAATGCCGTGTTCGACAGCAACATCGTCGGGTATGAGAAGCCCGACGCCAGGCTCTTTCTCCATGCATTGGCCGGGCTTGGGCTTCACCCGGAGGAGACGGTTTACATAGGCGATTATTGGCATGTGGATGTGGTTGGGGCCAATGGGGCCGGCATTGGCGGAGTCCATCTTGACCCGCTCGGACGTTATGGTGACTGGCCCGGCGTCCATCTGAAGGACATCAGGGCCCTGCCGCAATGGCTTTCAGAGTATCAGGATAATCCCGCGCGATTTGACCTCTTCCCCAACGGCAACGGGCAGGGGCATTCTCCGGACTGA
- a CDS encoding N-acetyltransferase, which translates to MFIRPETEQDHQAISDLVYAAFLNHPVHAPGALPTEHTIVNGLRAAGALSLSLVAEESGEIVGHIAFSEVLIDGEKAGWYGLGPVAARPGCQRRGIGSALINQGIGALRERGARGIALVGDPGYYVRFGFAPDPELVLEGVPPEYFLVLSLAFPKAAGKVTFHAAFA; encoded by the coding sequence ATGTTTATCCGTCCTGAAACCGAACAAGACCATCAGGCCATCAGCGACCTGGTCTATGCGGCCTTCCTGAACCATCCGGTCCACGCCCCCGGCGCGTTGCCGACGGAGCACACCATTGTGAACGGCTTGCGTGCTGCGGGGGCGCTTTCCCTGTCCCTGGTGGCGGAGGAGAGCGGTGAAATCGTCGGACACATCGCGTTTTCAGAAGTGCTGATTGACGGCGAAAAGGCGGGCTGGTACGGCCTCGGCCCGGTGGCGGCGCGTCCCGGATGCCAGCGCCGGGGCATCGGCTCGGCGCTGATTAACCAGGGCATCGGGGCGCTCCGCGAGCGGGGCGCACGCGGCATCGCACTCGTGGGCGATCCCGGATACTACGTCCGGTTTGGCTTTGCGCCGGACCCGGAACTGGTGCTGGAGGGTGTCCCGCCGGAGTATTTCCTTGTGCTGTCCCTGGCATTTCCAAAAGCGGCGGGAAAGGTCACGTTTCACGCGGCGTTTGCGTAG
- a CDS encoding type II toxin-antitoxin system RelE/ParE family toxin: MPFKVMLTDDAMRDLEDIYEYVAQRNAPLKADRLVGRMESVFNSLAESPERGAFPKELLALGIREYREVFFKPYRIIYRILNRSVYVLLITDGRRDMQTLLQRRLLES, from the coding sequence ATGCCCTTCAAGGTCATGCTGACAGATGACGCCATGCGCGACTTGGAGGATATTTATGAATATGTCGCACAGCGCAACGCGCCTTTGAAAGCGGACCGGCTTGTGGGCCGCATGGAAAGTGTGTTCAACAGCCTTGCCGAATCGCCGGAACGCGGCGCCTTTCCAAAGGAGCTGCTGGCGCTGGGAATCCGTGAATACCGGGAAGTTTTCTTCAAGCCCTACCGGATCATATACAGAATCTTGAACAGGTCTGTTTATGTCCTGCTCATAACGGACGGACGCCGAGACATGCAGACACTGCTGCAAAGGCGGCTTCTGGAGTCATAG
- a CDS encoding type II toxin-antitoxin system Phd/YefM family antitoxin → MKLSSQIKPISYLKAHAADIVRNMGEQGEPLVITQNGEAKVVLQNIESYERDQETMALLRILALGNRQIEEGKVVSATGAVKRLRGRGQVR, encoded by the coding sequence ATGAAACTGTCCAGCCAGATCAAGCCCATCAGCTATCTGAAGGCGCATGCCGCCGACATCGTGCGGAACATGGGGGAACAGGGGGAGCCGCTGGTCATCACACAAAACGGTGAGGCCAAGGTTGTCCTGCAGAACATCGAGAGCTACGAGCGGGACCAGGAAACCATGGCGCTTCTCCGGATACTGGCGCTGGGCAACCGGCAAATAGAGGAGGGGAAGGTCGTCTCCGCAACCGGCGCGGTGAAACGCCTTCGCGGGCGGGGGCAAGTCCGCTGA
- a CDS encoding type II toxin-antitoxin system PemK/MazF family toxin, whose protein sequence is MGVVIQRFDVCLVNLDPTIGSEIKKTRPCVVISPDEMNHHVSTVIVAPMTTRGRPYPTRVKCRFLGKNGQIVLDQIRTVDKARLVKRLGKISVPTRQAVIALLLEMFSE, encoded by the coding sequence TTGGGAGTGGTGATACAACGGTTTGACGTGTGCCTCGTCAATCTGGACCCCACAATCGGCAGTGAAATTAAAAAAACACGGCCATGTGTCGTGATATCACCAGACGAGATGAACCATCATGTCTCCACCGTTATTGTGGCGCCCATGACCACCAGGGGACGCCCCTATCCAACACGCGTCAAATGTCGTTTCCTCGGCAAGAACGGGCAGATCGTCCTGGACCAGATAAGAACCGTGGACAAAGCCCGTCTGGTGAAGCGTCTCGGGAAGATCAGCGTCCCAACCAGGCAGGCCGTTATTGCTCTGCTCCTTGAGATGTTCAGCGAGTAG
- a CDS encoding AbrB/MazE/SpoVT family DNA-binding domain-containing protein produces the protein MHTLTTRFVRVGNSRGLRIPKAVIEQLGFGSEVEIAVLEDSLVIRPAGRRRSGWEQKFLEMAAHGDDSLLDGHTATEWEKDDWEW, from the coding sequence ATGCACACACTTACGACACGCTTTGTCCGGGTGGGAAATTCCAGGGGATTACGAATCCCCAAGGCCGTGATCGAGCAACTCGGTTTTGGGAGTGAGGTGGAGATTGCCGTGCTTGAGGACTCACTTGTCATCAGGCCGGCGGGGCGCCGGCGCTCTGGATGGGAACAAAAATTCCTGGAGATGGCCGCACATGGTGACGACTCGCTTCTTGACGGACACACGGCCACTGAATGGGAGAAGGACGATTGGGAGTGGTGA